The nucleotide sequence CGACCAGACGGATGATCCGCGCCAGCACGGTCTCGCCACCCAGTGCAGTGGTGCGCACCAGCAGGCGCCCTTCGCCGTTGATCGCACCAGCGGTAACCCGCGAGCCCGGTTCCTTCAGCACCGGCAGGCTTTCGCCGCTGATCAGGGCTTCATCGGCATGGCTCTGGCCTTCCAGCACTTCGCCGTCGACCGGGAAGCGCTCGCCGGGTTTCACGGCGATCAGGTCGGCCAGACGCAGCTCGGCGATCGGTACATCTTCTTCCACGTCCTCGCGAACCCGCAGGGCGCGCTCTGGACGCAGTGCTTCGAGGGCGCGGATGGCGCTGGTGGTTTGCCGTTTGGCGCGGCTTTCCAGGTATTTTCCGAGCAGCACCAGAGCGATCACCACCGCCGCCGCTTCGAAATACAGGTGTGGCATGGCGTCGGCCGGTGCCTGCCACCACAGGTACAGGCTCATGCCATAGGCGGCGCTGGTACCCAGGGCGACCAGCAGGTCCATGTTGCCGGTGCGGGCGCGCACGGCTTGATAGGCGGAACGGTAGAAGCGTGCACCGAGGATGAATTGCACCGGGGTGGCCAGGGCGAACTGCAACCAGGCCGGGAGCATCCAGTGACCGCCGAACCAGTCGACGACCATCGGTGCCATCAGCGGCAGGGCCAGGGCGAGGGCCAGCCAGACCGCCCAGCGTTCGCGTTGCAGGTGCTGCTCGCCAAGGTCGGCCGGGCCGGCGTCGTCAAGCCAGTGCGCCTGGTAGCCGGCAGCTTCGACCGCGCGGATCAGCGCGTCATGGTCGGTGTTGGCGAGCAGTTGCAGATGGGCACGCTCGCTGGCCAGGTTGACGCTGGCGCTGCGCACCCCTGGTACCTGCGCCAGAGCGCGCTCGACCCGGCCAGCACAGCTGGCGCAGGTCATGCCGCTGATGCTCAGTTCGCGGGTGTGTTCGGGAACCTGGTAGCCGGCCTGTTGCACCGCGCCGATCAAGCTGCTCAGCGGTGTATCGGCGGCCTCGATGCGCACCTGTTCGCTGGCCAGGTTGACGCTGGCGCTGCGTACGCCGGGCACCTGGCCCAGTGCGCGTTCGACTCGGCCGGCACAGCTGGCGCAGGACATTCCGCTGATCGGCAGGTCGAGGGTGGTCAAGGCAGTCATGGGCGATCTCCTATGCGTTGCAGCCTAGGATCAACCTTGCCATGCGGGCAAGGTCAAGCCCCTGATCTGGATCATCTGGCGGCCCTCTCCCCAGCCCTATCCCCATACATAGGAGAGGGGGGCGATCGGAATTGGGCTGCGGATTTGTGTGGGCTTACGAAAATCTAAGCAGCCACACAGGTCAGTCCCCTCGCCTCAGCGGGGGAGAGGGTTAGGGAGATAGGGCGAATACCGCACAGGACTTGATACGGGGCCGCTCAATAATTCAACGGTGCAGCGATCAGCTCAAAGCCGCGGTTACCCAGGGCAATCCGATATTTACGCACTTCGCCGGCCTGGATGACGATGCGCTGGTTTTCCAGCTGGGTGATGCCCGGCGCGCACAGGCCGGGGCCCACCAGGCCGAGCCGTAGCGACACATCACCTGGCGGCAAGTTGAACGACGCCGATTGACCCTGATACAGGCGCGCGGCCAGTTGGTCGTGCAGGTACAGGCCGATATCGCAGGGGTTGGCGACCTCCAGGCGCTCGCGGGAGATGATCAGCACGCCATAGCCTTGCGCCTGCGCCCCGCCGCCATATGGCGCAGCGTGGGCGAGCGGCAGCAGACTCAGCAACAGCAGCAGGATCGGACGGCGCATGGCAATTCTCCTCGCTCGGATGCTTGCATGGTGGACGCTGCCTGGCACGCCGACAAGCCTGAGCGAGGCGCACGTTGGCGGAGTCAGGCGGGTACCTGCCAGTCCCGCAGCAGGCCACGAAACAGGCCGTCGACGAGCGTGGAGGTGTCGACCAGCGGGTCGAACAGGCTCGGGTTGCGCAACCAGTCGGTGAACAGGCCGACAATCAGCCCGTGCAAGGCGAGCGAGGCGAGGCGCGGCGTAATGCCTGGACTGAGCCGGCTGCGGGTGGGTTCCTGAGTGAAGATTTCTTCGCAGATGGCAATGAACTGATCGATGAACGCGTTATGGCGTTCCTGCGCCTCGGCCAACTCCGCGGTGAATTCACAGCGCTGCAGCAGGATGGTGAAAATCCGCCGTTTCTGCTCATCACGGGCCAGTTCTTCAATGACCTTCACACAGGCGCTGCGCATCGCCAGCAACGCCGCGCTGGCATTGCCGCCGGCGCGCAGGGCGGCCATCTGCTCGGGCGGCAGACGCACCTGATTGAGCATTTCGTGGAACAAGTGAGCTTTGTTCTGGAAATGCCAATACACTGCGCCCCGGGTTACGCCCGCGTGCCGAGCAATCTGCTCAAGACTGGTATTGCTGACCCCACGCTCCAGAAACAGCTGTTCGGCCGCCTGTAAGAGGGTACAACGGGTTTTTTCGGCTTCTTCCTTGGTTCGACGCATGGCAGCTGAGGCTTTAGTGACTAGGCTCTGGTCTGGGGAGTTTAACCGGGTTTTGTTGTCCAGCTGGCGGATAAGCGCGTCGGGGCGATGCGTGCGCGGCAATCCTTTCTATTATTTCTTTTAGCGTTGCGTAGTCATGGAGACATCTATGCGGTTCGTTTGCCATATGCCGTTTGTTTACGCGTGCCTGACCCTGGCCTGCTTCGGTCTTCCTGTCCAGGCGGCCGATACGCCGGCGAATGCGCGGCCAGCGCCCGAGGTGGTGGTCGAGAAGGTCGTCGCCACGGTGGCGCTGCCGATGGTACTGGAGTACGCCGGACGTACCGCCGGTTACCGCGAGGTGGAGGTGCGTGCCCAAGTCAGCGGCATCCTCCAGCAGCGCACCTATCAAGAGGGTGCGACGGTGAGCAAGGACCAGGTGCTGTTCCGCATTGATCCGCGCCTGTACCAGGCCGCGTTGGCCCAAGCCAAAGGCGCGTTGGCCCAGGAGCAGGCGCGTTACCGGCAGGCCGACCGCGACCTCAAGCGCATTCGCGAGCTGCAGAAAAAAGGTTTTGCCAGCGAAAGCGAGCTGGACCGCTACATTTCCAGCTTCGAGCAGAGCAAGGCCAATATCGAAGCGGCCAAGGCCAGCGTGCAGGCCAAGCAGATCGACCTCGACTACACCACGGTGAAGGCTCCGATCAGCGGCATCACCAGCAAGGAAACTGTGTCTGAAGGCAGCCTGGTGGCGGCCAACGACCCCAGCGCCAGCCTGCTGACCCGGCTCACCCAGCTCGATCCGCTGTACGTCAATTTCGCCTACTCGGACACCGAGGGCGCGCGGATCCGCGAAGGCGTGCAGAGCGGCAGCATGACTCTGCCGAAGGACGGCAAGCTGAGCGCGGAGATCAAGTTTGGCGATGGTTCGACCTACCCGCTGGAAGGCCAGGTGGACTTCACCGATAGCTTCATCGACACCGGCACCGGCACCATCAGTGCCCGAGCGGTAGTACCCAACCCGGAACGTCGGCTGCTGCCCGGCCAATTCGTCCGTGTGCTGGTCAAGGGCATCAACATCCCGCAGGCCTACACCGTACCGGAGCAGTCACTGGCTCAGGGGCCGAAGGGCACCTACGTGTTCGTGGTGGATGAGCAGGGGATCGCGCGGCGCAAGCCGGTGGTCACCGGGCCGACGGTGGAAGGCCGCTGGGTCATCCTGTCGGGCATCACCAAAGGTGACCGGGTGATCGTCGAGGGGCTGCTGAAGGTGCGTCCCGACCAGCCGGTGAAGGCCGTCGAGGCCAAGCCGAAGGCTGAAGCCGCTACCCAGCCTGCCCAGCAGTCCTAAAGGAGCGCCGCCGTGTTCTCACGCTTCTTTATCGACCGACCGATTTTCGCCGCGGTCATTTCCATCATCATCATTCTTGCCGGCCTCGCCGCCATGCGCGAGCTGCCGATCGCCCAGTACCCGGAGATCCTCCCGCCGCAGGTCTCGGTCAGCGCCAGCTACCCGGGTGCCAGCTCGCAGGTCATCGCGGAAACCGTGGCCGCGCCGCTGGAGCAGGAAATCAACGGCGTCCAGGGCATGATCTACCAGCTGTCGAACTCCGACAGTAACGGCGCGATGAGCCTCAGCGTGTACTTCGCAGTCGGCACCGACCCGGACCAGGCCACCATCGACGTCAACAACAAGGTTCAGGCCGCGCTGGCCAAGCTACCCGAGGAAGTTCGTCGCCAGGGCGTCAAGGTGGAGAAGAAGTCCTCCGACATCCTCCAGGTGGTGACCCTCTATTCGCCGGACAACTCGCGCGACCCGATCTTCATCAGCAACTACGCGCTGATCAACGTGATCGATGAGCTCAAGCGGATTCCCGGGGTCGGTGACGCCAGCCAGTTCGGCTCCAAGGACTACTCGATGCGCATCTGGCTGCGCCCGGACAAGCTGGCGCAGTACAACCTGACCCCGAGCGACGTGGTCAACGCTATCCAGGAGCAGAACTCGCAGTTCGCCGCCGGCAACTTCGGCAAGGAGCCGCTCAACGAGACGCAGGCGTTCACCTACACGGTGAGCGCCAAGGGCCGCTTCAGCAAGCCCGAGGAGTTCGAGAGCATCATCCTGCGCACCGACCAGACCGGCGCCAGCCTGCTGCTCAAGGACGTCGCGCGGGTCGAGTTGGGCGCCCTCGACTATTCCCTGGCGACCAGCCTCAACGGCCAGCTGAACGCCGCCTTCGGCATCTACCTGCAGCCCGGCGCCAACGCGCTGGATACCGCCGACGCGGTGCGCGCCACCATGGAGCGGCTGACCAAGCGCTTCCCGGAGGGCATCGCTTATAAGATCCCCTACGACACCACGACCTTCGTCAAGGTCTCCATCGAGGAGGTGATCCACACCTTCGTCGAGGCGCTGGTGCTGGTGATGCTGGTGGTGTTCATCTTCCTGCAGAACTGGCGCGCCACACTGATCCCGGTGCTGGCCATTCCGGTGTCACTGATCGGCACCTTCGCCGGCATGTATATGCTCGGCTTCTCCATCAACCTGTTGACCCTGTTCGGCATGGTGCTGGCCATCGGCATCGTGGTTGACGACGCCATCGTGGTGCTGGAGAACGTCGAGCGGGTGATGCGCACCGAGAAGCTCAGCCCGCGCGAGGCGGCGATCAAGGCCATGTCGGAGGTGACTGGGCCGATCGTCGCCATCGTCCTGGTGCTCTGCGCGGTGTTCATCCCGGTGGGCTTCCTCGGTGGATTGGCCGGGCAGATGTACAAGCAGTTCGCGATCACCATCGCCGTGTCGGTGGTGATCTCCGGCATCGTCGCCCTGACCCTGTCGCCGGCACTTTGCGCGTTGATCCTCAAGCCCGAGCACAAGGAGCCGGCGGCGCCGTTCCGCTGGTTCAACAACGCCTTCGAGCGCTTCACCAACGGCTACACCGCCGGTGTGCAGTTCTTCCTCAAGCGTTCGCTGATTGGCCTGCTGCTGTTTGGCGGGATGATCGCCATCATGGTCGTGCTGTTCGGCCGCGTGCCCGGCTCGCTGGTGCCGGATGAGGACCAGGGCTACGTGCTCAACGCCTACGTGCTGCCACCGGCGGCCTCGCTGAGCCGCACCGAGCAGGTCACCGACGCGGTCACCGAGGAGCTGATGCAGCACCCGGCGGTGCAGGATGTGGTGACCTTCGCCGGTTTCGACATCCTCACTTCCGGCTCGCGTACCAGTGCCGGGGTGTCGTTCATTACACTCAAGGACTGGAAGGAGCGCAGCACCACTGAGCTCGATGCACGCAACCTGCCGCCGCAGTTCATGGGCATGGGCGCCAAGCAGAAGGACGCCGTGGTGATGACCTTCAACCCGCCGCCGATCAGTGGCATGAGCACCACCGGCGGTTTCGAGGCCTACATCCAGGATCGCAGCGGCGGCAGCGTCGCGCAGCTCGAGGATATCGTCCACAAGTTCATGGCTGCGGCGGCCAAGCGCCCGGAGCTGACCGGGGTCAACACCACCTTCAACGCCGACGTGCCGCAGTACTACATCGACCTCGACCGCACCAAGGCCCGTGCCCTGGGCGTGGAGATCAACGATGTGTTCACTGCCATGCAGTCGACCTTCGGCAGTTACTACGTCAACGACTTCAACCTGTACGGTCGCACCTGGCAGGTCAGCCTGCAGTCCGAACCGGACTTCCGCCGCAAGCCGGAAGACCTCAGTCAGGTCTATGTCCGCTCCAGCACCACCAACGAGCTGATCCCGCTGTCCTCGCTGGTCAGTGTGCAGCGCATCCTTGGCCCGGACTCCTACGCGCGTTTCAACGTCTACCCGGCGGCCAAGCTGCTCGGTGGCCCGGCGCCGGGCTACAGCTCGGGCCAGGCACTTCAGGCCATGCAGGAAGTCGCCGACGAGGTGCTCGGCGAGAGCTACAACCTGGCCTGGATCGGCTCGGCCTACCAGGAGCTGGCGACCCAGGGCTCGGGCAGTACAGCGTTTCTGTTCGGCCTGATTCTGGTGTTCCTGATTCTCGCTGCCCAGTACGAGCGCTGGACCCTGCCGATGGCGGTGGTTACCGCGGTGCCCTTCGCGGTGTTCGGTGCGATCCTCGCCATCTGGATGCGCGACCTGTCCAACGACGTGTACTTCCAAGTCGGCCTTGTGACCTTGATCGGCCTGGCGGCGAAGAACGCCATCCTGATCATCGAGTTCGCCGTGCTGTGCCGCGAGGAGCAGGGCATGGGCATCTTCGAGGCGGCGCTGGAGGCGGCCAAGCTGCGCTTCCGGCCGATCGTGATGACCTCGCTGGCCTTCATCCTCGGGTGTGTGCCGTTGGCGATCAGCACCGGTGCTGGCTCGGCGAGTCGCCACTCTATCGGCACCGGGGTGATCGGCGGCATGCTGGCGGCGACCCTGCTGGCGACCTTCCTGATCCCGATGTTCTACCTGCTGGTCGAGTCGGCCGCCGCCAAGCTCGGCGGCAAGGGTAAGCAAAAGGCGCAGGGTCCAGCCGAAGCGTCCGCTCCAGTCGAATAATCGCCGAGCACCGCTTGCCCATGCTGGGTGAGCGGTGGCGAGGTCGGCTTGGAGTGGTGCATGGCAATCGCCCCCTCTCCCTAACCCTCTCCCCGGAGGGGCGAGGGGACTGATCGGCGTGACTCCGAGCATTTTCCGATAAGCACAATGCCGAGTACCGTAGCCCGGATGCAATCCGGGAACGGCGCTGCCTGGCTCCCCGGATTGCATCCGGGCTACGAGCCTGATCCTCGTTCAGCTCCCTCTCCCATGCATGGGGGCACGCCTAGTGGAGAGGGTTGGGGAGAGGGTGTCAGCGACATCTCCGTACCCACATTCTTGCCATTACCCAACAAACCAAGCGCGCCGGCGAAAGCTCCGCCGATTCCGCTCCCGGCTTGGGCTAATCTGCCCGGCCGGTTATTCTGCGGCTCCGGCAAGGTCATTGCGGCCCGCTGTAATTCGGTAATCCCATGACGTTTCGAATTTTGCTGATCCTCGGCGCGCTGAGCGCTTTTGGCCCGCTGGCCATCGATTTCTACCTGCCTAGCTTCCCGGCGCTGGCCCTGGCCTTCGCTACCGATGTCGAGCACGTCCAGCTGAGCCTGGCGGTGTACTTCGCCGGCCTGTCGATCGGCCAACTGCTTTACGGTCCAGTGGCCGACCGCTTTGGCCGCCGTGTGCCACTGTTGATCGGCGTGTCGCTGTTCACCTTGGCTTCGCTGGCCTGCAGCCTGGCGCCGAGCCTGGAATGGTTGGTCGCCGCCCGTTTCGTTCAGGCCCTAGGCGGGTGCGCAGGGATGGTGATCTCACGTGCCGTGGTTCGCGATCTGTGCGATCCGATCGCCTCGGCCAAGGCCTTCTCGCAATTGATGCTGGTGATGGGCCTGGCGCCGATCCTCGCGCCAGTGCTCGGCGGTTGGCTGCTGGCGTTCTCCGGCTGGCAGTCGATCTTCTACTGTCTAACCCTGTTCAGCGCCTTGTGCGGCCTGGCTGTCGCGCTGTGGCTGCCGGAGTCGTTG is from Pseudomonas sp. LS44 and encodes:
- a CDS encoding TetR family transcriptional regulator; this encodes MRRTKEEAEKTRCTLLQAAEQLFLERGVSNTSLEQIARHAGVTRGAVYWHFQNKAHLFHEMLNQVRLPPEQMAALRAGGNASAALLAMRSACVKVIEELARDEQKRRIFTILLQRCEFTAELAEAQERHNAFIDQFIAICEEIFTQEPTRSRLSPGITPRLASLALHGLIVGLFTDWLRNPSLFDPLVDTSTLVDGLFRGLLRDWQVPA
- a CDS encoding efflux RND transporter periplasmic adaptor subunit, whose translation is MRFVCHMPFVYACLTLACFGLPVQAADTPANARPAPEVVVEKVVATVALPMVLEYAGRTAGYREVEVRAQVSGILQQRTYQEGATVSKDQVLFRIDPRLYQAALAQAKGALAQEQARYRQADRDLKRIRELQKKGFASESELDRYISSFEQSKANIEAAKASVQAKQIDLDYTTVKAPISGITSKETVSEGSLVAANDPSASLLTRLTQLDPLYVNFAYSDTEGARIREGVQSGSMTLPKDGKLSAEIKFGDGSTYPLEGQVDFTDSFIDTGTGTISARAVVPNPERRLLPGQFVRVLVKGINIPQAYTVPEQSLAQGPKGTYVFVVDEQGIARRKPVVTGPTVEGRWVILSGITKGDRVIVEGLLKVRPDQPVKAVEAKPKAEAATQPAQQS
- a CDS encoding efflux RND transporter permease subunit, which encodes MFSRFFIDRPIFAAVISIIIILAGLAAMRELPIAQYPEILPPQVSVSASYPGASSQVIAETVAAPLEQEINGVQGMIYQLSNSDSNGAMSLSVYFAVGTDPDQATIDVNNKVQAALAKLPEEVRRQGVKVEKKSSDILQVVTLYSPDNSRDPIFISNYALINVIDELKRIPGVGDASQFGSKDYSMRIWLRPDKLAQYNLTPSDVVNAIQEQNSQFAAGNFGKEPLNETQAFTYTVSAKGRFSKPEEFESIILRTDQTGASLLLKDVARVELGALDYSLATSLNGQLNAAFGIYLQPGANALDTADAVRATMERLTKRFPEGIAYKIPYDTTTFVKVSIEEVIHTFVEALVLVMLVVFIFLQNWRATLIPVLAIPVSLIGTFAGMYMLGFSINLLTLFGMVLAIGIVVDDAIVVLENVERVMRTEKLSPREAAIKAMSEVTGPIVAIVLVLCAVFIPVGFLGGLAGQMYKQFAITIAVSVVISGIVALTLSPALCALILKPEHKEPAAPFRWFNNAFERFTNGYTAGVQFFLKRSLIGLLLFGGMIAIMVVLFGRVPGSLVPDEDQGYVLNAYVLPPAASLSRTEQVTDAVTEELMQHPAVQDVVTFAGFDILTSGSRTSAGVSFITLKDWKERSTTELDARNLPPQFMGMGAKQKDAVVMTFNPPPISGMSTTGGFEAYIQDRSGGSVAQLEDIVHKFMAAAAKRPELTGVNTTFNADVPQYYIDLDRTKARALGVEINDVFTAMQSTFGSYYVNDFNLYGRTWQVSLQSEPDFRRKPEDLSQVYVRSSTTNELIPLSSLVSVQRILGPDSYARFNVYPAAKLLGGPAPGYSSGQALQAMQEVADEVLGESYNLAWIGSAYQELATQGSGSTAFLFGLILVFLILAAQYERWTLPMAVVTAVPFAVFGAILAIWMRDLSNDVYFQVGLVTLIGLAAKNAILIIEFAVLCREEQGMGIFEAALEAAKLRFRPIVMTSLAFILGCVPLAISTGAGSASRHSIGTGVIGGMLAATLLATFLIPMFYLLVESAAAKLGGKGKQKAQGPAEASAPVE